The following is a genomic window from Motilibacter rhizosphaerae.
ATGAGCGGTCGCCGCTGCTCGTATTGTTCGTAGTCACGTCGGGTCAGCACGGGGTCAACGAACTCTGCGGTGCGGCCGACCCCTTGAATCCCGCCGTGCATCTTGATCAAACGCTTACCCGGTGTCGCTCTGCACGCGACAAGATCCGAATCCGTGGCTATAACAACCGGACTGCTGCCCGTCGCCTGCATGGCCCGCTCAAGTAGATCGTCGTAGTTCTGAGTCCACAGGTGCGTCATGGGCATTCTCGCCAGAAGCTCGTGCCCCTTGCTCGGTGCTTGACTACCCGACTTCGCGGTAATTAGCGCACCGACCCGGGCCTGCAGGCGGTCGCGGCCCAGGGCTACGTCTTGCGAGTAGTACTCAGCTACTAGGGGCAGGTCTCGAACGGAGGCCGGGACCTTCGCCTCCCGCCGCGGGCCCTTCATCAGGTCATTCCAGTCGGGCAAGCCAGCACGGCGTGAGAGCCCAGCACCGACTAGTACCGTTGCATTGCCCGCGTCAGCCGCACCACCGAAGCGGCTGACAAATGTTTCGCGGTCGACCGGCATCGGCTCCCCCACTTCACGACCTTGACGTGGGCACCCTAGTCGCTTCCATCGCTCGGCGCAGTCGGAGCGGCGGACTAGTCGGTCGCCCCCACGAATGCCGCGCGCTGCCGCATCTAAGCGGTTGAGCCCGCCGGTTGTCGATCGGCCAACGACGCAGGTTCGAGGCTTGCGCTTCCGCATGCGCAGCCTGTAACCCTTTTTGACCGCCCCGACCGGCGGTGGCCCCCGCAGGCGGCCTTCTAGTCCGGAATGGTGCAGTCTACGCCCCGGCGTCGTTCGACCCCGCGGGTCCTAACGCACACTGCCGCCAGTTTCAAGAGGGTCATCGTGCCTCCAGTACTGGAGGGCCGGCGAACGGCAATGGTGGCAGAGCAGCAGAGCCCCGGGCGCCGTACCGACGCCCGGGGCTCCTGCTACCGCGTACGGACTAGCTGACGGGGATCCCCTCGATCGCGGGCACCCGAACCGCACCAGCCGTGCCTGGGTTCAGCTCCGCCGCCTGGTCGACACCAGCCGGCGTGAGCACGTCGATAATCTTCGGCAGCTGGTCCAGCGGCACCGAGCAGATCGGGCTCGAAGCCGTCGCCGCGCTGCACCGCTCGAGCTGGTAGCCCTGCGGCGTGTCCGAGAACCCGCGCGCCTGGTCGGACGAGAACCCGTCCTGCCCGTGCAGCGTGACGGCGAACTTCCAGCCGGCCGTCGGCGTACCGCCCAGTGCCGCCTTCGGCACGACCACCGTGATGGTCTTGGCGATCTGGCTCGGGATCACCGAGACAGCGCCCTGGTTGTTGCCGGCAGCGTCGACGAACACCGGGGACGTGAAGCCCTGGATCTCCAAGCGCCGGCTCCAGGCGGAGTCGGGCGCGATGGTGAAGTTGCGCGACGGGTAGCCGGGCGACGTCGAGGTGACGCCGGCACCGGGCTCGGCGACGTAGATGTCGAGCAGCTGCGCGCCGATCGGCGAGCCGAAGGTCGGCGTCAGGTCACCCACGGTCGTGCGCAGGACGATGTTCGCCCCCGTGTCGATGACCTCGAAGCGGCGCAGGTCGAAGGCGCCCGCGTGGAAGTCCGACGCGGTCGGGTACCCGTAGGTCCCCGGGCCGTTGTCGTCGCCCGCCGGGTCGGTCACGTCGAGCACGGTCGTGCCGGCGATGAAGCTGGAGACGACGCTGGCGCGCGCCGTACCCGTCGCGTTCCCGAGCGAAGCCGCGGCCGCGATGTCCGTCGTGCCGGTCGGCGTGGGCACCGAAGCGCTGAACGCGCCGTTGCCGTCAGCCGTGACGACGACGTCCGTCGTGCCGGTCGTGCCGCCCTCGAGGAGCGCCTGCACGGTGACGGTCGCGCCCGGCGTGGTCGTGCCGGTCACGGTGGTCGTGGCCGCGTTGACCTCGCTGCTGTCCGCCGGGGACGTGATCGTCACCGGGAGGGACGCGATCGGGCCACCGGCGTACCGCGCCTTCACGATCGACGGCTGCTCGACGACCGTGCCGGTCGCGATGCTGCGCGCGAGGCGCACCTCCTCGGCCTGCGCCCAGGTCAGCGGCGAGGCGCTGCCCGCGGCGTGGCCGTTCTGGAAGCCGATCGAGGCGACGGCCGGGTCGGTGCCGTACGGCGAGGCCGGCAGGTCGGGGTCCTCCCACACCTGCTCGGGCACGAGCCCGACGCCCGACGCGGAGTTGATCATGAAGAGCAGGCGGTCGGTCGCCGTCTGCGGCTGCCCGAGCGCGAGCTCCTGCTCACCGTGCTCTCCGGAGAGCACCGGCCACAGGTGGCCCGAGCCCTTGTCGGTCGTCGGCCACGGCTGCCCGTTGACCGCGCAGTCCGTCGGGTCCGGCACGTAGCAGTCGCCGTAGCCGTCCTCCGAGCCCGGGTCGTTGGTGCCGTAGCGGTAGTAGCCCTGGCCCGTCGACGTCGTGCGCCCGATCGCCGAGTCCAGCAGCGGCAGCGTCGCGAGGACGTCGGGGTCGTTCGCCGGCAGGACGCCGAGGCGGGTCAGCTCGAGGAAGCCGCCGTCCAGCACGTTGCGCTGGTCGGTCGTGATGCTGCCGTTGCCGAGGCTGTAGGTGATCGCCGCGTTCGGGTCGCCGGTCTTCGACAGGCGGATGAAGTAGCGGCCGCTGCCGAGCGAGCCGGTCGTCGTGACCGTCCAGCCCTTGATCTGCCGCTGGTACGAGTCGGCCGTCGCCGCGTAGACGCGGGCCGAGGCGCTGTCACCGTTCTGGTCGGCGATGGCGGCCGCCGCGACGAGGCCGGCGATCTCCGCCGCGATCGTCGACGGCGAGTAGCCCGCCTGCTCCTCCCAGCGCTCGTTGCCGTACGACGGGCCGTGCGCCACGACGAAGTCGGCCGCCGGCTTGATGTGGTCCTTGTAGAGGGCCGCGTCACCGCCGAGCCCGGCCTGCCACGCCGCGAGGACGGGGAAGGCGTTCTCGTCGAGCTGCACGCCCTGGCTGTCGTAGTTCAGCGCGCCGTTGAGCAGCGAGTTGCGGGGGAAGCTGCCGTCGGGCTGCTGCTGCACGTCAAACAGCCAGCGCACGATCTCCTGCTGCGTCGTCTTGT
Proteins encoded in this region:
- a CDS encoding glucodextranase DOMON-like domain-containing protein, which encodes MTGGPGTLSHYDLARKDCLGTSATDRSKVWFTVAGGVLSDVYWPTIDNTNVETLQYVVTDGSSFTDLQTRDTTYTVRTTDLTGMSCEVTSTSAAHGYSLVTEYITDPRNDSVIMHTRIVTNRKDLKVFVRYDGTANGNGGGGTDNAGADDATYDTSTGALVTGDTSTATQAVNRTYAGAVFGAIAADKPFLAVNSGFVGSASDGLTQLDAQHALTNDRSPALHGNVVQTGQVDVSSGAFTLALGYDSRREGRAAHTAYQSAHLPFDQVRGDYLKDWKKYDSRLNQPPAHLPRQTDAVAANAAAQYWLSANVLKASEDKTYKGAVVASLASPWGQDVSAGTADPTTHLAPWFGSYREIFSRDLYEAFTGFLADGDKTTQQEIVRWLFDVQQQPDGSFPRNSLLNGALNYDSQGVQLDENAFPVLAAWQAGLGGDAALYKDHIKPAADFVVAHGPSYGNERWEEQAGYSPSTIAAEIAGLVAAAAIADQNGDSASARVYAATADSYQRQIKGWTVTTTGSLGSGRYFIRLSKTGDPNAAITYSLGNGSITTDQRNVLDGGFLELTRLGVLPANDPDVLATLPLLDSAIGRTTSTGQGYYRYGTNDPGSEDGYGDCYVPDPTDCAVNGQPWPTTDKGSGHLWPVLSGEHGEQELALGQPQTATDRLLFMINSASGVGLVPEQVWEDPDLPASPYGTDPAVASIGFQNGHAAGSASPLTWAQAEEVRLARSIATGTVVEQPSIVKARYAGGPIASLPVTITSPADSSEVNAATTTVTGTTTPGATVTVQALLEGGTTGTTDVVVTADGNGAFSASVPTPTGTTDIAAAASLGNATGTARASVVSSFIAGTTVLDVTDPAGDDNGPGTYGYPTASDFHAGAFDLRRFEVIDTGANIVLRTTVGDLTPTFGSPIGAQLLDIYVAEPGAGVTSTSPGYPSRNFTIAPDSAWSRRLEIQGFTSPVFVDAAGNNQGAVSVIPSQIAKTITVVVPKAALGGTPTAGWKFAVTLHGQDGFSSDQARGFSDTPQGYQLERCSAATASSPICSVPLDQLPKIIDVLTPAGVDQAAELNPGTAGAVRVPAIEGIPVS